The Brevibacillus humidisoli DNA segment GCTGCTACGTCCTTCAGCGCCGCTTCATTCTCCGCGATGCCGCCCCCGGCTCCTCCCAGGGTATACGCCGGACGGACGATGACCGGATAGCCGATCCGCGCAGCAAACGCCATCGCTGCTTCGACCGACTCCACCGTTGCACTCTCGGGAATGGGCTCGCCGATTTTCTCCATCATCTGTTTGAACAGCTCACGGTCTTCCCCGTTTTGAATCGCCTCAAGCGGGGTTCCCAACAGTTTTACCTGGTACTTGGCAAGTACACCCGCTTCGGACAAGGCAACTGCCAGATTGAGACCGGTCTGTCCGCCCAGTGTCGGCAAAAGGCCATCAGGCCGTTCTTTTTCGATAATCTTGGCTACCGCATCTACGGTCAGCGGCTCCAGGTACACTTTGTCTGCCATCTGTTCGTCGGTCATGATCGTCGCCGGGTTGTTGTTGACGAGGACTACTTCGACGCCTTCTTCCTTTAAAGACAAGCAGGCCTGGGCGCCGGCATAATCGAATTCCGCTGCCTGCCCGATCACAATCGGACCGGAACCGATTACCAGCACTTTCTTGATGTCAGGCAGTTTAGGCATAATGCTTCGCTCCTATCGTGCGCAGTGACTGGATAAACTGTTGAAAAATATGGGACGTATCGTCAGGTCCCGGGTGGGCCTCCGGATGGAACTGGACACTGCTGATCGGCAGATAGAGATGTCGCAGCCCCTCTACGGAAGCATCGTTTACATTGCGATAAGTAACCGCCAATTGGCGTTTGTCCAGCGTCTCTTCCAGGACAACGTACCCGTGGTTTTGCGAGGTCAGGTATACGTTTCCGGTCAGCAGTTCTTTTACCGGATGGTTGCTCCCGCGGTGACCATAAGGAAGTCGGCCCGTCTTGGCTCCGAACATCAAAGCGATCACCTGATGGCCGAGGCAGATGCCGAGCGTCGGATACCGCTCTACAGCCTTCAGCCACTCACTGCAGTAGGGCAGCAAATCCTGGGGATCGCCAGGACCGTTGGAGAAAACCAGACCGTCTGGCTCCAAAGACTTGATCTGTTCATAGCTGGTGTTAAAAGGAACGACCGTCACTCGGCAGCCCATAGCGAGCAGCGAATCGAGAATCGACCGTTTCATCCCCAGATCGACGAGCACGACATGTTCTCCTGTGCCTGGATAGCTCTCCGATTGGCGACAAGATACGTCGGCGACAAGCGATGACCAGTCTCGCTTGGTGCAGAGACGCACTACTTCTTCTCCCGTCAGCGGCTGATCAGCAATGACACCGTAGAGATGACCTCTCGCCCGAACCAGCTTGGTAATCGCTCGTGTATCAATGCCAGACAAAATCGGAAAGCCAAAACGCTCCGCCGTCTCAGCAAGCGTTGCCTGACTGCGGTAATGACTGGGCTGATCGCACAACTCGCTGACGATCATCCCGGCAAGAGCTGGCTGCAGTGCCTCGTGATCGTGTTCATTAATCCCGTAATTGCCAATCAACGGATACGTAAACGTGACGATCTGACCCGCAAATGAGAGATCGGTCATCACTTCCTGGTATCCGGTCATGCCTGTATGAAAAACCACTTCCCCAGGGGCAGTCAGCGGTGCGCCGTGCAGCTGTCCGACAAATACCTCACCACTCGCCAGCGTCAAGTAACCGGGGCCATGGGCGGTTGTATGCTGATTCATATACAGCCATCTCCTCTCCATGAAAATCACAGGTTTTCTCTGTTTTCTGCCGTATACATATGCGCAACTGTGAATTATTATACGTTTCCATTAATAAAAATGCAACGGGTTTTTCGCGGGCCTTCGCCTACATCAACCCGTTGCCTGGGATTTACAGAGCAGCTATCGCTTCATCAAGGGCGTCTGTCAGTCGATCCAATTCCGCCTCTGTCGTGACAAACGATGGCAGCAGGCGTACGACCTGCGGTCCCGCCTGCAGGATCAGCACCCCTTTTTCTCTCACGTGAGAGACAACATCAGCGGCTGACTGGGAGAGTTCGATACCTACCAGCAAGCCCATGCCGCGAACGGCGGTCACTTTTCCTGGGTGGGACTCCTTGATCTGCTCCAAGCGGGAGATCAGATAACGATTTAGCTCACCGACCCGCTGCAGCAGCTGCTCCTGTTCGATTACTTGCAGCGTCGCCAAGCCTGCCGCCATCGCCAATGGATTGCCGCCAAAGGTGGAGCCGTGAGTGCCTGGCGAAAACGCTTCGCCCACTTCCTCCCCAGCCAGGATCGCCCCTACCGGGAATCCGCTGCCCAAGCCTTTGGCGAGTGACACGATATCCGGTTTGATCCCGTACTGCTGATAGGCGAACCAACTGCCGGTGCGGCCAACTCCAGTCTGGATCTCGTCAATGATCAACAGCACCCCTGTCTTGGCACACAGCTGCGCCACTGCACTTACCCATTGTGGATCGGCCGGGAGTACTCCTCCTTCGCCCTGCACCAACTCAAGCATAACCGCGCAGGTATGAGGGCTGATCGCCGCAGACAGAGCGGGCAAATCATTGTAAGGTACCGTCGCAAACCCCTCCGGCAGCGGCAGAAAACCATCCTTGACCTTATCCTGCCCCGTCGCCGTCAGGGTAGCGAGCGTACGTCCGTGGAACGACTGGCGGAACGTGATGATTTCGTACCGCTGCTCTCCTTTCACCTTTTGCTGATAGCGGCGGGCCAGTTTGATAGCCGCTTCGTTGGCTTCCGCGCCACTGTTGCAAAAAAACACGCGATCCAGTCCGGAGAGCTGGGCCAGCTTGGCCGCCAGCTGCTCTTGCAAAGGATGTTCGAACAGATTGGATGTATGCCACAGTTGATCGAGCTGCTGATGAAGCCGCTCTGTCACCTGTGGTGGCACGTGTCCCAACGAGGTCACGGCGATCCCGGACGTACAGTCAAGGTATTCCTTGCCTTGATCGTCCCAGACTGTGTTTCCTTTCCCCTTCACCAGACGAATCGGCCATCTCGTATAGTTGTTCATCAAGTTGCATGCATCGGTGACCGCACTCATACGCTCACTCCTTTCATCGTGGCGGAACGCTCGTCACGGCTCTTGCGCAACGATGTCCCCACCGGCTTGCCGGCAAATATTCCATGCAGGTCTTCAGGCGTGCCCCTGCAGATCACGACTTCCTCTACCCCCTGTTCCAGTGCAGCGAGCGCGGAACGTACCTTTGGGATCATCCCGCCGGTAATCACTTGCTTTTCGATCAGCTCCGCGATTTCATGCGGATCAACCGTCTGCTTGCAGACCAATGAATCGCCATCAGGGATGAGAATGCCCGGTACATCGGTAACCATCAGGAGTTTGTTTGCGCCAAGAGCAGCGGCGACAGCTCCTGCGGCAACATCGGCATTGATGTTGTAGACTTGTCTCCCATCCTGCTCCACGCCCAGCGGTGCTACCACTGGCAGATATCCCTGATCCAACAGGCTGACCAGCAGTGAGGTCTCGACGCTGACGATCTCTCCGACCAATCCCAACGGTTGATCTGTCTGTCTGGCCGAAATCATTCCGCCATCGATCCCACTTAGCCCCCAGGCGCGACACCCCGCTTGCAGCAGCCGGCGTACCAAACGCTTGTTGATCGAGCCGCCAAGCACCATCTCCACGACGTCCATCGTCGCTTCACAGGTATAGCGCAGTCCTTCGATAAAACGGGGCGGAATCTCCATCTTGCTCAGCATCTCCGTAATCATCGGTCCGCCTCCGTGCACCAGCACAAGCTGCTCACCAGATCGCTGCAGCTCAGCGATGGCTTGGTAGAACGCAGCGGGCAGCTGTTCCATGGTACTGCCGCCGCACTTGATCACAACCGGCACGTCTCTCCCCCCTTTTACGGAAACACCGGCGTCAGCGCGAGCCCTTCCGTCTCCGGCAATCCGAACATCGTATTCATGTTTTGTACAGCCTGACCTGCCGCTCCTTTGACCACATTGTCGATGACCGACAGGATGATCACACGCCCTGTCCGCTGGTCGAGGTGAAGGGCAATATCGCAGTAGTTGGAGCCGTATACTTCTTTGGTCCTGGGATGGGTGCCGGGCTGGCGAACACGCACAAACGGCTTGTCGGAATAGGCCGATTCGTACAAATCTTGCAGCGCTTCGATCCCGACCGAGGCTGTTAATTGGGCATAAGCGGTAACCAGAATGCCCCGCGTCATCGGAATCAGATGAGGCGTGAACTGAATGATCGTCTCCACACCCGATTGTCGGGTCAGTTCCTGCTCGATCTCTGGTGTATGCTGATGCTGACCCACCTTATACGCAGAAACACTTTCGTTCACTTCACTGTAGTGGACACCCAGAGAGACGCCGCGGCCCGCTCCGGATACACCTGACTTGGCATCAATAATCCAACTGTGCGGATCTGCCCAACCGCTTTTGGCCAGCGGCAGAAGTCCAAGCAGTGCTGCCGTCGGATAGCATCCAGGATTGGCGATCAGCTTCGCCTCGCTTACCTGTTCCCGATTCCATTCATGCAGTCCATACACAGCAAGCGCCAGCTGGTCCTGCGATGCGGGCTCTTTTTTGTACCAGGTTCGGTACAATTCACTGGACGAAAGACGAAAGTCTCCTGACAAATCGATCACCTTGACCCCTGCTGCAAGCAGTTGAGGAGACAACTCCCGACTGACGCCTGCGGGTGTAGCGAGAAAGACGACATCATTCTCTGCCGCCATCGCTGTCGGGTCAATCGCTTGCAGCGTCGGCAGAGTGATTTGCTGCAGGTGCGGGAATACCGATGCGAGTGACGTTCCTTCAGCCGAACTGGAATAAAGCCGTTCCATATGCGCATGCGGGTGAAGGGATAACAGACGAATCAGTTCGACACCGCTGTATCCGGTAGCACCCACAATTCCAACACGAATCATGCCTCTCTCCTCTTTCTGTATTTTTATACATGAATAATAATAAAAATTCAACAAAAAAACAACCACCTTCCTTCCGTGAAGATGGTTGTTACTGATCAATATCTATTTCTATTTTCTGTTTCGTTTTGTTTACTTCTTGGATGCGAGCCACGCTGCCAGGTTGTCGGCATCCTCACCGGTTACCAGATTCCCCGGCATCGCTCCGCCTTTGCCGTTTTTTATAATCTCCAAAATTTCTTCCTGGGAATAGGTGGCGCCGACGTTGGTTAATGCCGGACCGTTTAATCCTTCCAGCTCTTGTCCGTGACAGCCTGCGCATCTCTGCTTGAACAGCGCGGATGCGGTTTCCGCGTCAAACTCTCCGGCCTCACCGGAAGGAGCGGTTTCCGCTGGTTCCTCTGCTGGTGGTTGGTCGGCAGGCGGCTGCTCTGCAGGTGCTTGTTCGGCTGGTGGTTCTGCTTGCTCGCCACCGCCACAGGCGCTTACTGCCAAAGCGATGACCGCTGACAGCAATGTGAGGGTAATACGTTTCATTCAGATTCCTCCTTGCGAATTGTATAAGGATAGTCTGCCACAAAGGGGCTCAGCTCAACCGATCAACCGAGAGGAAAGGAAAGCGGGTTCCACTCTCGCAGCTCCAGTGTCCTCGCTCCTTTCAAGACGACCGGGTCAGCCTCTGCCAACTCTCTAGCTTCTTCCAGGCTGTCTGCCCGGTAAATGACCATCCCGCCGCGCTGATCGGTAAACGGACCTGCCATGACCACTTTGTTCTGGAGGAAAAGTTGGTTGATATACTCCAAATGTGCCGGTCGAACCTGGGCATTTACCTCATGATCGACAATCGTTAACATCGCTACATACAACATAGTCTTTCCCTCCATCTGTAACCTTATTGACTATCTAGATTATAACATCCTTCACGGAGGATCTGACACCAACGAAATGGTGAACATTGCCTAACAGCCCTAACGGCCTGCCAGCGCCAATGCCTAATTACAAGGCTCGGTCCAGCAGTTCCATGATATGAAGTGCTTCCATCCGTCCTGCCAGCCCTGCACGATTGACACCATGCTTCATTTGCAACAAACAGCCGGGATTGGACGTGACGACTACATCGGCTTTGGTCTCCTGTACGTCGTCCATTTTTTCATCCAGGATCTGCATTGACATCTCATAGTTGGTGATATTGTAGATCCCGGCGGAGCCGCAGCAGCTATCCGCCCGGTTCAGTTCGAGGTATTCCACGCCAGGGATGCTGCGCAGCAACTGCCGCGGCTGATTGCGCACCCCTTGACCGTGGGCCAGGTGACACGAATCTTGGTACGTGACCCGCATGGCAAGCGACTTGGTAAAGGTGATTTCCGGCAGTTCGGCAAGCAATTCGTTGGCGTCTCGTACCTTGGCTACAAAGTTGAGCGCCCGCTGCTTCCACTCGGGGTCATCGTGAAACCAGTGATGGTATTCTTTGAGGGCAGCCCCGCATCCCCCAGCATTGTTCACAACATAATCAACGCCAGACTGCTCGAACGCTTCGATGTTCCGTTTGGCCAGCTCCACCGCTCCGTCCTTTTCTCCGGCATGTGCATGCAGCGCACCGCAGCACACCTGATTGTCGACGAACATGACTTCACACCCTGCTTTCACCAGCACACGGGCCGTGGCCTGATTGATCTCGTAAAACATCACGTCCATAATGCAGCCGGTAAACAGGCCGATTCTCAAGGCTGGCGGGGAAGTTTCCGGCTTCATCACGGGCTCTCGCTTCCGCCGCTCCATTGGAGATGCAACCCGATCGACCGCCTGCTGCATCTCAGCCATCGGTCGGGGCAGCAGCTTCATCAATCCGGTCTTCTGGGCCAGCGACTGCAATCCCGCTGCCTGTGCCCCCCACAGGAGGGTGCCCAGTGTCTGCAATCGCTCCGGATAGGGGAATACCTTCTCAAAAATCAACTTGCGGACGAATGAAGGGGATTCACTTTGCTTTTTGGTCGACTCTACCACTTCACGAGCTGTTTCTACCAAACTACCGTATGGCACGCCAGCAGGACAGGCCGTTTCACAGGCACGGCAGCCGAGGCAGAGGTACATGTTCTGCTCAAATTCATCATCCGCCGGGAGCTTCTGTTCCGCCACTCCTTTCATCAGTGCGATTCGCCCACGAGGGCTGGCTGACTCTTTCCCCGTCTCCCGATAGGTGGGACAGGCGGGCAAACAGAAGCCGCACTGCATACAGTTCATGATTTCGTCCATATTAAACTTGCCGAGCAAGCTAATCGTCTCACAGCCGGGCTGCGATGCTTTTTTCTGCTGTTCCTCAAGCTTCGTGTTCTGTTGCGTGTTCATGTCCACACTCACAACTTTTCACCACCACTCGCCGCCGTGTATCTTTGGCAAACATTTTCCCGGGATTCATGATGCCGTTGGGATCAAAGGCTTGTTTAATCCGCTTCATCAACTCAACACCGGCAGAACCTACTCTCAGGTCAAGGTATTTGGCCTTGGCTACTCCAACACCATGCTCACCGGTAATCGTGCCGCCCAGCTTCATCGCGGCCAGGAAGATTTCTTCAAACGCTTGTTCAACGCGGTGAATCTCCTCTTTGTCCCGTTCATCCGTCATGCAGGTGGGGTGCAGGTTGCCGTCACCCGCATGACCAAACGTGCAGATCTGCACATCGTACTTTTTGGCAATCCGGTTCACCTGCTCCACCATCTCTGCCAGTCGGGAGCGGGGAACTGTGGCATCTTCCAGGATCGTTGTCGGTCTCATTCTAGCCAGCGCCGACAGTGCGGCACGCCGGGCTGCCATCAAACCAGCGGCCTCATCGGCCGTCTGGGCCAACCGCACTTCCGCCGCTCCTTCCTGACGGCAAATCTCGGCGATTCGCTCCATATCTCGCTCCACCTGCGATTGAGAGCCATCCTGCTCAATCAAGAGCATCGCTTCCATATCCAGCGGCAGCCCGATTCGGGCAAAGTCTTCTACCACTTGCATCGTAGCATTGTCGAGAAACTCCATCGTCGCCGGGATGATCCTGTTGGCAATCACCCGCTGTACTGTGCGGGCAGCATCAGTCAAGCTGCGGTAATAGGCGACCATCGTCTGCTTGGCATCCGGCAGCGGCAGCAGTTTGGCCGTAATCTCTGTGACCACGGCCAATGTACCTTCTGAACCGACCAACAATTTTGTCAAATCATAGCCGGC contains these protein-coding regions:
- a CDS encoding carbamoyl phosphate synthase small subunit, whose product is MNQHTTAHGPGYLTLASGEVFVGQLHGAPLTAPGEVVFHTGMTGYQEVMTDLSFAGQIVTFTYPLIGNYGINEHDHEALQPALAGMIVSELCDQPSHYRSQATLAETAERFGFPILSGIDTRAITKLVRARGHLYGVIADQPLTGEEVVRLCTKRDWSSLVADVSCRQSESYPGTGEHVVLVDLGMKRSILDSLLAMGCRVTVVPFNTSYEQIKSLEPDGLVFSNGPGDPQDLLPYCSEWLKAVERYPTLGICLGHQVIALMFGAKTGRLPYGHRGSNHPVKELLTGNVYLTSQNHGYVVLEETLDKRQLAVTYRNVNDASVEGLRHLYLPISSVQFHPEAHPGPDDTSHIFQQFIQSLRTIGAKHYA
- a CDS encoding acetylornithine transaminase; this translates as MSAVTDACNLMNNYTRWPIRLVKGKGNTVWDDQGKEYLDCTSGIAVTSLGHVPPQVTERLHQQLDQLWHTSNLFEHPLQEQLAAKLAQLSGLDRVFFCNSGAEANEAAIKLARRYQQKVKGEQRYEIITFRQSFHGRTLATLTATGQDKVKDGFLPLPEGFATVPYNDLPALSAAISPHTCAVMLELVQGEGGVLPADPQWVSAVAQLCAKTGVLLIIDEIQTGVGRTGSWFAYQQYGIKPDIVSLAKGLGSGFPVGAILAGEEVGEAFSPGTHGSTFGGNPLAMAAGLATLQVIEQEQLLQRVGELNRYLISRLEQIKESHPGKVTAVRGMGLLVGIELSQSAADVVSHVREKGVLILQAGPQVVRLLPSFVTTEAELDRLTDALDEAIAAL
- the argB gene encoding acetylglutamate kinase — translated: MEQLPAAFYQAIAELQRSGEQLVLVHGGGPMITEMLSKMEIPPRFIEGLRYTCEATMDVVEMVLGGSINKRLVRRLLQAGCRAWGLSGIDGGMISARQTDQPLGLVGEIVSVETSLLVSLLDQGYLPVVAPLGVEQDGRQVYNINADVAAGAVAAALGANKLLMVTDVPGILIPDGDSLVCKQTVDPHEIAELIEKQVITGGMIPKVRSALAALEQGVEEVVICRGTPEDLHGIFAGKPVGTSLRKSRDERSATMKGVSV
- the argC gene encoding N-acetyl-gamma-glutamyl-phosphate reductase; translation: MIRVGIVGATGYSGVELIRLLSLHPHAHMERLYSSSAEGTSLASVFPHLQQITLPTLQAIDPTAMAAENDVVFLATPAGVSRELSPQLLAAGVKVIDLSGDFRLSSSELYRTWYKKEPASQDQLALAVYGLHEWNREQVSEAKLIANPGCYPTAALLGLLPLAKSGWADPHSWIIDAKSGVSGAGRGVSLGVHYSEVNESVSAYKVGQHQHTPEIEQELTRQSGVETIIQFTPHLIPMTRGILVTAYAQLTASVGIEALQDLYESAYSDKPFVRVRQPGTHPRTKEVYGSNYCDIALHLDQRTGRVIILSVIDNVVKGAAGQAVQNMNTMFGLPETEGLALTPVFP
- a CDS encoding c-type cytochrome encodes the protein MKRITLTLLSAVIALAVSACGGGEQAEPPAEQAPAEQPPADQPPAEEPAETAPSGEAGEFDAETASALFKQRCAGCHGQELEGLNGPALTNVGATYSQEEILEIIKNGKGGAMPGNLVTGEDADNLAAWLASKK
- a CDS encoding YciI family protein encodes the protein MLYVAMLTIVDHEVNAQVRPAHLEYINQLFLQNKVVMAGPFTDQRGGMVIYRADSLEEARELAEADPVVLKGARTLELREWNPLSFPLG
- a CDS encoding (Fe-S)-binding protein, coding for MDEIMNCMQCGFCLPACPTYRETGKESASPRGRIALMKGVAEQKLPADDEFEQNMYLCLGCRACETACPAGVPYGSLVETAREVVESTKKQSESPSFVRKLIFEKVFPYPERLQTLGTLLWGAQAAGLQSLAQKTGLMKLLPRPMAEMQQAVDRVASPMERRKREPVMKPETSPPALRIGLFTGCIMDVMFYEINQATARVLVKAGCEVMFVDNQVCCGALHAHAGEKDGAVELAKRNIEAFEQSGVDYVVNNAGGCGAALKEYHHWFHDDPEWKQRALNFVAKVRDANELLAELPEITFTKSLAMRVTYQDSCHLAHGQGVRNQPRQLLRSIPGVEYLELNRADSCCGSAGIYNITNYEMSMQILDEKMDDVQETKADVVVTSNPGCLLQMKHGVNRAGLAGRMEALHIMELLDRAL
- a CDS encoding FAD-binding oxidoreductase — protein: MVSKEARSELISVVGEKWFLDSPNELYVYSYDATPLYQAMPDAVVIPGSVEELSAVLRIANQRGINIVPRGSGTNLCGGTVPLEGGIVLNINRLNKIKEIDQDNLTATFGPGVITADLHKAVEAVGLFYPPDPGSMRISTMGGNVAECAGGMRGLKYGVTKDYIMGLEMVLPTGEILQVGGKNAKDVAGYDLTKLLVGSEGTLAVVTEITAKLLPLPDAKQTMVAYYRSLTDAARTVQRVIANRIIPATMEFLDNATMQVVEDFARIGLPLDMEAMLLIEQDGSQSQVERDMERIAEICRQEGAAEVRLAQTADEAAGLMAARRAALSALARMRPTTILEDATVPRSRLAEMVEQVNRIAKKYDVQICTFGHAGDGNLHPTCMTDERDKEEIHRVEQAFEEIFLAAMKLGGTITGEHGVGVAKAKYLDLRVGSAGVELMKRIKQAFDPNGIMNPGKMFAKDTRRRVVVKSCECGHEHATEHEA